One Leptotrichia trevisanii DSM 22070 genomic region harbors:
- a CDS encoding putative hemolysin gives MKNLKVIGITLMLAISVTGMAANFKMFRKKKKDDNTSVTKPAPTVGTPNPASAYCQKQGGKSIIVKGSKGEYGVCQLKDGTTVEEWEYYRQNNTPQSLEAEMIGTPNPAAKFCVDKGGKSITVKDRKGNEKGVCKFKNGTQIDEWDYYRQNN, from the coding sequence ATGAAAAATTTAAAAGTAATTGGAATTACACTAATGTTAGCAATATCTGTTACTGGAATGGCTGCAAATTTCAAAATGTTTAGAAAGAAAAAGAAAGATGACAATACATCTGTGACAAAACCAGCTCCTACTGTAGGAACACCAAATCCAGCTTCAGCTTATTGTCAAAAACAAGGTGGAAAATCTATTATTGTAAAAGGTAGTAAAGGTGAATACGGAGTTTGTCAATTAAAAGACGGGACAACAGTTGAAGAATGGGAATACTACAGACAAAACAACACTCCGCAAAGTCTTGAAGCAGAAATGATAGGAACACCAAATCCAGCTGCAAAATTCTGTGTAGACAAAGGTGGAAAGTCTATTACTGTTAAGGATAGAAAAGGTAACGAAAAAGGTGTGTGTAAATTTAAAAATGGGACACAAATTGATGAATGGGATTATTACAGACAAAACAATTAA